From Paenibacillus graminis:
GATACTGAATACGGTACTGGCTATTGCCATAATAAAAACAATAATAAGCTGCATCTGGCGCGGCCGCAGATAGCGGATCAGACGGCGCAGCGTGCCTTTAAAATCCTTGGCCTTCTCAGGGGGCAGGCCCATGCCCGGACCACCGGGCCCGCCCGGACCGCGTCCGCCTCCAAACCCGCCTTGCCGGCGGGGAGCCGATTTGCTTGCATTATTCTGTTCACTCATGCTATTTCCTCCTCTGACAGCTGCGAGGATACGATCTCGCGGTACACTTCACTGTTGTCCATCAACTCTCGGTGTGTACCCATCCCGGCAATCTGTCCTTCATCAAGCACAATAATCCGGTCGGCATCCATGACGGTGCTAACCCGCTGGGCTACAATGACTACAGTTGATTCTGTCGTTTCTCCCTTAAGTGCGGCCCGCAGTTTGGCGTCGGTCTTGAAGTCTAGGGCAGAGAAGCTGTCGTCAAATAAATATATCTCTGGTTTTCTTACCAGCGCACGGGCGATCGAAAGACGCTGCTTCTGGCCGCCGGAGACGTTGCCCCCGCCCTGGGAAATTTCTGAATTGAAGCCGTCCTTCATGGCGGAGACGAAATCGTAAGCCTGGGCGATCTTAGCCGCATGGATGATTTCTTCCTCTGTGGCCTCTTCTTTGCCGTAGCGGATATTCTCATTGATTGTACCTGTGAACAGCACAGCTTTTTGCGGAATATAGCCAATCTTGTTCCGCAGCTCTTCCTGCGTCATCTCCCGCACATCGACTCCATCTACACGCACTGCACCTTCGCTGACATCGTAGAATCGTGGAATCATGCTGAGCAGAGTGGATTTGCCTGAACCTGTACCGCCGATAATCGCTGTGATCTCACCGGGCTTGGCACTGAAGCTGATTCCTGTCAATGCAGGCTGCTCCGCACCGGGATAAGAGAAGGACACGTTATCGAACTCGACAAACCCGTGCATGCTGCTGCGGCCGTCCTTATGGGTCGCTGTAGCTGTAGACTGGAGCTGTCCGGCGGTTGGATCTGTAATTTCAGGCTGCATGTCCAGCACCTCATTAATCCGCAGCGCGGAGGCGGAGGCCCGGGGAATCAATACAAACATCATGGACACCATAATCAGGGAGAACATAATCTGCATCGCATATTGAATAAAAGCCATCAGCGAGCCGACCTGCAAATCGCCATCGCCGATCCGGATGCCGCCGAAATACAGAATGGCAATCATCGAAAAGTTCATAACAAGCATCATCAGCGGCATTAGACCGGCCATAATCTTGTTGACCTTGATGGCAGTATCCGTGAGGTCTTTGTTGGCTTCGGTAAACCGTTCATTCTCATGGCTGATCCGGTTGAAGGAACGGATGACGCGAATACCTGTCAGATGCTCGCGCAGCACGCGGTTCAATTTATCCAGCTTGACCTGAATCGCTTTGAACAGCGGGAGACCTTTCATCCCAATGAAGAGAATCGCGCCAACCAGCAGCGGAATCACCACAACAAAGATCAGGGAAAGCTTGGCATCCTCCGATATAGCCATAATAATACCGCCGATCATCATCATCGGCGCACCGATCATCATACGCAACATCATAGTAAGTACGGTTTGTACTTGTGTAATATCATTGGTGGTACGTGTAATCAGCGATGCTGTTCCCAGCTTATCGAATTCATGCAAGGTGAAATTCTCTACATGATTGAACATCCGTGACCGGGTATTCTTACCGAAGCCGGCGGCAACTTTTGCTGACAGGTAACTGGCTATAATTGAGCATACGGCTCCTCCGGCGGCAACCAGCAGCATGAATCCGCCGATTCTCCAAATATAACTGCGGTCCCCCTGGACAATCCCTTTGTCGACAATGTCGCTCATCAGGGTAGGAAGATAGAGATCGCCCATGGACTGCAAGAATACGAGGATCAGTACAGCTGCGATAGCCAGCTTAAAAGGCTTCAATTGTTTCATTAATTTAATCATGTTTCTCATCTCCGTTCATTTGTAACCGGTCCAAATTAGGCGGTGGATTATCTTCGACAAATCTTTGCACCTTCAGCAGCAGCTCTGCCAGCTGGTTGCTCTCGTCTTCGCCCAGATAATCCACCAATCTGTTAAGCGTTGCATTCATATGCTCTTTTGCCCTACGGGTAATAATTTCCCCCTGCTCCGTCAGCTTGATACGCACGACCCTCCGGTCGTTTACATCCGGCAGTCTTTCCACCATTTGCTTGGCTTCAAGACTGTTAATAAGCTGTGTAACGGTTGGAGGAGTGAGTCCCATGAAACGGCTGATTTCGGAAACCTTCAACCCTTCGTCTCCCTCACGTGAACGTCTTGCGATAGTTATTAATAAAGTCATCTCACTAGGCTTATGGCCCTCTACCGTATGCTGCCAGTGTGTTTTACGCAACTGCCGGAGGGCGGCAAAAAGCTTGTGCGCGACTGGATTTTCATGATTTATCCCAATGCCTCCACCTCTTTTTTATTTAGGTATACAAATAATTAAATACTATATTAATTAGGATACCTAATTATATTTCCGGCCAGATGCTTTGTCAATTCTTGAATGCGTTATCAATTATTACGGAATGAAGAACACTGTCTGAGCGCGCCGGAAACACCAAAAACCCCGCCAGTAAGCGGGGTTTTTGGATGTGGCTTGCAATGGTGCTTGTCCTGACTGCATCGAATCTTAGTAACCTATTCCATGCTCCATGGTCGTAAAAGATCCACCCGCTGATCCGGAATGCTCTGCAGGTACTCCCGGCCCGATCAGAATAAAGCTAAATAATGCCAGAACGCTGAATGCCGTTAACAGTGTTTTCTTCATTTTTTCTCAGCTCCCGTAGGGTTTCCCCATATTTTTTCTGCTGCTGCTCGGTTGCAAAATGCCTATACGTCTCAAATAGCGTCACACAATCAATGATGCTTCCCGCACCATTCAGCCGAATGGCCAACTGCAGAGACTGAAGAATAGTCTCTACTCCTTGATTATACTGCCCCCGGTCCAGAAGGTACATTGAAATCTGGTAGCGCAGGCGATATAACCGGTCAATATTGATAGGGTCCATAAATTGTTCAAAGCGGACCATTTCGCGGGAGAACTGCGCCAGCACCTTATCGACAGAGAAACCATAGCGGTTGGCGGACTCAACAATAACTACCAGCCCTGGGAGGATTTCGCCGGGATTGTTGGCCAAAAAAGCGGAATACGCCGGAAGTGCCGCTTTATTGCCTATCAGCATTTCAAGCGTGAAACCGTTGGCTACCGCAAAAAGGCTGAAGTCTTTTACAACCTCCCGTCCCTCTTCATCCAAAATTTCAAACCAGTTTAGATCGGCATATCCAGCAGTGTATTTTTTCGCCTCCTCATATCTTTCCAGTTTGGTGAGTGCAGTTGCTTTGAGTAAATAGCCTTGTGCATAATATAAGACCAACGGCCGGAACAGGTTCAATTCCTCACCCCTGCGGTTATTCTTTCTGCGCAGCTCTTGCCGGTAGATGGCGTTAGCCAAAGCCCTAAGCTCAT
This genomic window contains:
- a CDS encoding ABC transporter ATP-binding protein, producing MIKLMKQLKPFKLAIAAVLILVFLQSMGDLYLPTLMSDIVDKGIVQGDRSYIWRIGGFMLLVAAGGAVCSIIASYLSAKVAAGFGKNTRSRMFNHVENFTLHEFDKLGTASLITRTTNDITQVQTVLTMMLRMMIGAPMMMIGGIIMAISEDAKLSLIFVVVIPLLVGAILFIGMKGLPLFKAIQVKLDKLNRVLREHLTGIRVIRSFNRISHENERFTEANKDLTDTAIKVNKIMAGLMPLMMLVMNFSMIAILYFGGIRIGDGDLQVGSLMAFIQYAMQIMFSLIMVSMMFVLIPRASASALRINEVLDMQPEITDPTAGQLQSTATATHKDGRSSMHGFVEFDNVSFSYPGAEQPALTGISFSAKPGEITAIIGGTGSGKSTLLSMIPRFYDVSEGAVRVDGVDVREMTQEELRNKIGYIPQKAVLFTGTINENIRYGKEEATEEEIIHAAKIAQAYDFVSAMKDGFNSEISQGGGNVSGGQKQRLSIARALVRKPEIYLFDDSFSALDFKTDAKLRAALKGETTESTVVIVAQRVSTVMDADRIIVLDEGQIAGMGTHRELMDNSEVYREIVSSQLSEEEIA
- a CDS encoding MarR family winged helix-turn-helix transcriptional regulator; the protein is MTLLITIARRSREGDEGLKVSEISRFMGLTPPTVTQLINSLEAKQMVERLPDVNDRRVVRIKLTEQGEIITRRAKEHMNATLNRLVDYLGEDESNQLAELLLKVQRFVEDNPPPNLDRLQMNGDEKHD